In Flavobacterium sp. WV_118_3, one DNA window encodes the following:
- a CDS encoding metallophosphoesterase produces the protein MKLFWLSIDKKRNYILFQYVLFILLFQSCATHTIQTGKNLTDTIDNQAISKGPEYQLYLVGDAGNSDESNGQQTLKSLEAQLKNAGKNTTLLFLGDNIYPYGFPDSKNEAAQQLARQKLDNQIQMGKSFSGKTIFIPGNHDWYSGVKGLERQEKYVMDQLKDKKAFLPRKGCAIDAIKLSDRITMITIDSEWYLENWDQHPTINDNCNIKTRDDFFEELESLLNKNQDKTIVLAIHHPLMSNGSHGGQFSLRKELFPLEKDIPLPFVGSLINLIRKTSGISPQDIQNKQYTALTKRIKTLIQGKDNIVVVSGHDHNLQYIEHNNIKQVISGSGSKREAARSIFPNDFSYGGNGYARLDFDADGSVALLFFDKNNTTLYQQTIIKPETETHPVSYPDTFPAITKASIYSKKMTSKSGFYRFLWGEHYRKYYSMPILVQTATLDTLMGGLKPVRAGGGHQSKSLRLKDKNGKEFVMRALKKSASRFLQSVAFKDQFIENEFEDTFAENFLLDFYTSSHPYIPFMVGNLAQPIGVSATNPKLYYIPKQAALGAFNDRFGDELYMVEERPSDSHAEHESFGEADAIVGTDDVLKNLKKDEKYKINETEYIKARLFDMLIGDWDRHSDQWRWAENKEGHNIVYRPIPRDRDQAFSKYDGALLSPLMRVPALRHMQGFGENIRSVKWFNMEPYPMDLAFAANATENDWIAQARYIHDNLTDTLIDNAFFNLPEEVNDATIEDIKKKLKVRKTHLEQYASEYYKVLHKTVLIVGTDKKDKFIIDRTQNGSVTVSNIRLKNSGEEMVSSKTYPDSETKEIWIYGLNDDDQFEVKGDGKSKIKIRLLGGQHHDTYTVENGKKVIVYDFKSKENTYTLDRKTRKFLTDDYEINSYDYKKPKYNAFNSLPTIGYNPDDGFKLGMVGSYTVNGFNRAPYSSLHGFKANYYFATHGFELTYNAIVTKVIGDWQFEFEARFTSPNFAVNYFGYGNETANNDETLGMDYNRVRIQSYKAAPSLRKIGRNGSDIQIEATFENIEVEDTQNRYINIPGIINPKVFENLQFAGLNLKYSFQNYDNPSLPTMGMGFSILGSWKMNLSDTKRNFPYIESKLNFNHKIDPEGKLVLATIFKGKFLLNDNFEFYQGATIGGDHDIRGFRNERFLGKQAFYQSSDLRLTLGKIRKSIIPMTFGMIGGFDYGRVWLDGQDSHKWHNSYGGGLWLNGLNVITARVTYFRSNEDGRIAFGLGFGF, from the coding sequence ATGAAATTGTTTTGGTTAAGTATTGATAAGAAACGTAATTATATACTATTTCAGTATGTATTGTTTATTTTATTATTCCAATCCTGTGCCACCCATACCATTCAGACGGGGAAAAACCTTACCGACACTATTGACAACCAAGCGATAAGCAAAGGTCCGGAGTATCAATTATATTTGGTGGGCGATGCCGGAAATTCGGATGAAAGCAACGGTCAGCAAACACTTAAATCGTTGGAAGCCCAATTAAAAAACGCAGGAAAAAACACCACATTACTGTTTTTGGGCGATAATATTTATCCGTACGGTTTTCCCGATTCGAAAAACGAAGCCGCACAACAACTGGCCCGACAAAAACTGGACAATCAGATACAAATGGGGAAATCATTTTCCGGCAAAACTATTTTTATTCCGGGGAACCACGACTGGTACAGTGGTGTAAAAGGACTGGAACGCCAGGAAAAATATGTGATGGATCAATTAAAAGACAAAAAAGCATTTTTACCCCGTAAAGGTTGTGCCATTGACGCTATCAAGCTGAGCGACCGTATCACGATGATCACGATCGACAGTGAATGGTATCTTGAAAACTGGGATCAACATCCTACAATAAACGACAATTGCAACATCAAAACCCGTGACGATTTTTTTGAGGAACTCGAAAGTCTTCTCAACAAAAATCAGGACAAAACCATTGTTCTGGCGATTCACCATCCGCTGATGAGCAACGGTTCCCACGGCGGACAGTTTTCGCTTCGAAAGGAACTGTTTCCGCTGGAGAAAGACATCCCGCTACCTTTTGTTGGTTCGCTGATCAATCTGATCCGAAAAACCTCCGGAATTAGTCCGCAGGATATTCAAAACAAACAATATACAGCCTTAACCAAACGAATCAAAACCCTGATTCAGGGCAAAGACAATATCGTAGTCGTTTCCGGCCACGACCATAATTTACAGTATATCGAACACAACAACATCAAACAGGTGATTAGTGGTTCCGGATCGAAAAGAGAAGCTGCAAGAAGTATTTTTCCAAACGACTTTTCTTATGGCGGCAACGGTTATGCCCGACTGGATTTTGACGCAGACGGTTCGGTAGCATTGCTTTTTTTCGATAAAAACAACACGACTCTATACCAGCAAACCATCATTAAACCGGAAACCGAAACGCACCCTGTTTCCTATCCCGATACTTTTCCGGCCATTACCAAAGCTTCTATTTATTCCAAAAAAATGACCTCCAAAAGTGGTTTTTACCGTTTCTTATGGGGCGAACACTACCGCAAGTATTATAGCATGCCGATACTGGTGCAAACGGCGACACTCGACACGCTTATGGGCGGCTTAAAACCCGTACGCGCCGGTGGTGGCCATCAGTCGAAATCCCTGCGCTTAAAAGACAAAAACGGAAAAGAATTTGTAATGCGTGCTTTAAAAAAGAGTGCTTCGCGGTTCTTACAATCCGTAGCTTTTAAAGATCAGTTTATCGAGAACGAATTTGAAGACACGTTCGCAGAAAATTTCCTATTGGATTTTTATACCTCATCCCATCCCTATATTCCCTTTATGGTGGGGAATCTGGCCCAGCCTATAGGTGTAAGCGCTACCAATCCGAAACTGTATTACATTCCCAAACAGGCGGCATTAGGAGCTTTTAACGACCGTTTTGGAGACGAATTGTATATGGTTGAAGAGCGCCCAAGCGACAGTCATGCGGAACACGAAAGTTTTGGAGAGGCTGATGCTATAGTGGGTACGGACGATGTATTAAAAAATCTAAAAAAGGACGAGAAATACAAAATCAACGAAACCGAATATATCAAAGCGCGATTGTTTGACATGCTAATAGGCGATTGGGATCGTCATAGTGATCAATGGCGATGGGCCGAAAACAAAGAAGGCCACAATATTGTATACCGACCGATTCCAAGAGATCGTGATCAGGCTTTTAGCAAATATGACGGTGCCCTGCTTTCGCCATTGATGCGCGTTCCTGCCTTACGTCATATGCAGGGTTTTGGCGAAAACATCCGCAGTGTCAAATGGTTTAATATGGAACCCTACCCTATGGACCTTGCTTTTGCCGCCAATGCTACCGAAAACGACTGGATCGCACAAGCCCGATATATCCACGACAACTTAACCGATACGCTAATTGACAATGCTTTTTTTAACCTACCGGAAGAAGTAAACGATGCGACCATCGAAGACATCAAAAAGAAATTAAAAGTCCGTAAAACACATTTGGAACAATATGCTTCCGAATATTACAAAGTGTTGCACAAAACCGTACTGATTGTCGGTACGGATAAAAAAGACAAATTTATAATCGACCGAACCCAAAACGGCTCCGTAACGGTTTCCAACATCCGCTTAAAAAATAGCGGTGAAGAAATGGTTAGTTCCAAAACCTATCCCGATAGCGAAACGAAAGAAATCTGGATTTACGGGCTAAATGATGATGATCAATTCGAAGTAAAAGGCGACGGGAAATCCAAAATCAAAATCCGACTGCTCGGTGGTCAGCATCACGATACCTATACCGTTGAGAATGGCAAAAAAGTAATTGTATACGATTTTAAATCCAAAGAGAACACCTATACGCTGGATCGTAAAACCCGTAAATTCCTAACCGACGATTACGAAATCAATTCTTACGACTACAAAAAACCGAAGTACAACGCATTTAACAGTCTGCCGACAATTGGTTATAATCCGGACGACGGTTTTAAACTCGGCATGGTCGGTTCGTATACCGTTAATGGTTTTAACCGTGCCCCGTACTCGAGTCTGCACGGCTTTAAAGCCAACTATTATTTTGCGACCCATGGTTTTGAATTAACCTATAATGCGATTGTAACGAAAGTAATTGGTGACTGGCAATTTGAATTTGAAGCCCGTTTTACAAGTCCGAATTTTGCGGTCAATTATTTCGGATATGGAAACGAAACCGCCAATAACGACGAAACACTCGGAATGGATTACAACCGCGTTCGCATCCAATCGTATAAAGCGGCGCCATCGTTGCGAAAAATTGGCCGAAACGGTAGCGATATTCAAATCGAAGCCACTTTTGAAAATATTGAAGTCGAAGACACTCAGAATCGTTATATCAACATTCCGGGCATTATCAACCCTAAAGTATTCGAAAACCTGCAATTTGCGGGATTAAACTTGAAATACAGCTTTCAAAATTACGATAATCCGTCACTTCCCACTATGGGTATGGGCTTTTCAATTCTGGGAAGCTGGAAAATGAATCTATCCGATACCAAACGTAATTTTCCATATATCGAAAGCAAACTGAACTTTAATCATAAAATCGATCCGGAAGGAAAACTGGTATTGGCGACAATCTTCAAAGGGAAGTTTTTACTGAACGACAATTTCGAATTTTACCAGGGCGCCACCATTGGCGGCGACCATGATATCCGTGGTTTCCGTAACGAGCGTTTTTTAGGAAAACAGGCGTTTTATCAAAGTTCCGATTTACGACTAACACTTGGTAAAATCCGTAAAAGCATTATCCCGATGACTTTCGGTATGATTGGCGGATTTGATTACGGTCGCGTATGGTTGGACGGTCAGGATTCACACAAATGGCACAACTCCTATGGTGGCGGTTTATGGCTAAACGGCTTAAATGTGATCACCGCACGGGTGACCTATTTCAGAAGTAACGAAGACGGTCGGATTGCATTTGGATTAGGATTTGGTTTTTAA
- a CDS encoding Pycsar system effector family protein: MNIIEQAENYVFALLKDKLSISYTYHNFNHTVRVVSAAKQLVENEKVDPETAEKIMIAAWFHDVGYTKGCTEHEECGTHIVEKFLREQGKSAAYIEDVKEIIRATKIDQEPVNLAQKIIKDADYFHFAADNYSELSELLREEWKLTQQKNYTDLEWAMGNRAMMVQCHRYYTDFAKTNWQPKKEKNTIECQRIIQKLTEDRADSKSNIKKKKLEKLERPERGIDTMFRVTLSNHTRLSDIADSKANILLSVNAIIISIALSTLVPKLDSPSNSHLIIPTFTMIMFSVLSIIFAILSTRPKVTSGTFTRKDIEDKKVNLLFFGNFYKMPIDEYQWAMNVMMKDRDYLYNSMIKDLYYLGLVLDRKYKLLRITYTIFMIGIIFSVIVFVIAFRSLGV, from the coding sequence ATGAATATTATAGAACAAGCTGAAAATTACGTTTTCGCCTTACTCAAAGATAAACTTTCTATTTCATATACTTACCATAATTTTAATCATACTGTACGGGTGGTGTCTGCAGCCAAACAACTTGTTGAAAATGAAAAAGTTGATCCCGAAACGGCTGAGAAAATTATGATAGCGGCCTGGTTTCACGATGTCGGATATACCAAAGGTTGTACCGAACACGAAGAATGTGGAACGCATATCGTAGAAAAATTCCTTCGGGAACAAGGGAAATCTGCCGCGTATATTGAAGATGTAAAAGAGATCATAAGAGCTACGAAAATTGATCAGGAGCCGGTAAACCTGGCGCAAAAGATTATCAAGGATGCCGATTATTTTCATTTTGCAGCCGATAATTATAGCGAACTCAGTGAACTTTTGCGTGAAGAATGGAAACTGACACAACAAAAGAATTACACTGATCTGGAATGGGCAATGGGTAACCGTGCCATGATGGTACAATGCCATCGTTATTATACCGATTTTGCCAAAACCAACTGGCAACCGAAAAAAGAAAAAAATACGATCGAATGCCAGCGAATCATCCAGAAATTAACGGAAGATAGAGCCGATTCGAAATCGAATATCAAAAAAAAGAAACTGGAAAAACTCGAACGCCCCGAGCGCGGTATTGATACGATGTTTCGCGTTACCCTAAGCAATCATACCCGGTTGAGCGATATTGCCGACAGTAAGGCAAATATTCTTTTATCGGTTAATGCGATTATCATCTCCATCGCACTATCAACTTTGGTGCCTAAATTGGACAGTCCGAGTAATTCGCATTTGATCATACCGACGTTTACGATGATTATGTTTAGCGTATTGTCGATCATTTTTGCCATATTATCAACCCGCCCCAAAGTAACCAGCGGAACCTTTACCCGTAAGGATATCGAAGATAAAAAAGTGAACCTGCTCTTTTTTGGGAATTTTTATAAAATGCCAATCGACGAATACCAATGGGCGATGAACGTCATGATGAAAGACCGGGATTATTTGTATAACTCCATGATCAAGGATTTATATTACCTCGGACTGGTATTGGATCGCAAATACAAATTATTGCGCATTACGTATACGATCTTTATGATCGGAATTATCTTTTCGGTTATTGTGTTTGTAATCGCTTTCCGTTCGCTCGGCGTTTGA
- a CDS encoding serine protease — protein MTWTKKLLQLNDVLSDLVPDKDGIIKYAKASGLKPQSMGLGSNVTDIWNTILNEADKSSKIDTLLKSVLDAYPDNLYLKSALTSQEIDFSASPDIDDTADWQDVSDETLELLTMEQSTLLPVNFLAKGVLKSKSVGKVELKIGNNRYSVGTGFLFKIKEVDALFFITNYHVINDKKDIERTRIIFDYELDVDDHSVPSRSFKIDPDGPWYSSGIREYDTTIFQLIDEADRLAEYGWIELKEVEITANDFVNIIQHPKGEMKQISLYHNIVTHTDDRVVQYLTDTLKGSSGSPVFNSDWEVVALHHSGGGSKPGEPKLPEGIKSRNEGIFINKIIQFVKENCKM, from the coding sequence ATGACCTGGACAAAAAAACTCCTGCAATTAAATGATGTTTTAAGTGATCTGGTTCCTGACAAAGATGGGATTATAAAATATGCCAAAGCATCCGGTTTAAAACCACAGTCTATGGGGCTCGGTAGTAATGTTACAGACATTTGGAACACTATTCTAAACGAAGCTGACAAAAGCAGTAAGATAGATACATTGCTAAAATCGGTATTGGATGCTTATCCGGATAATCTGTATTTAAAATCGGCTTTAACGTCACAGGAAATTGATTTTTCTGCAAGCCCCGATATTGATGATACTGCTGACTGGCAGGATGTTTCAGATGAAACATTAGAATTACTCACAATGGAACAAAGTACGTTGTTACCGGTTAATTTTTTGGCAAAAGGAGTGCTAAAAAGTAAATCGGTAGGAAAAGTAGAACTAAAAATTGGCAATAACAGATATAGTGTGGGTACCGGGTTTTTATTTAAAATAAAGGAAGTGGATGCTTTATTTTTTATAACAAATTATCATGTAATCAATGACAAAAAAGATATTGAACGAACACGTATCATTTTCGATTACGAACTTGATGTTGACGATCATTCTGTCCCATCAAGAAGTTTTAAAATCGATCCTGATGGTCCTTGGTATTCTTCCGGAATAAGAGAGTATGATACTACGATATTCCAATTAATTGATGAAGCTGATAGATTAGCAGAATACGGTTGGATCGAATTAAAAGAGGTTGAAATTACGGCAAATGATTTTGTCAATATAATCCAACATCCAAAAGGTGAAATGAAACAAATTTCGCTTTATCATAATATAGTGACTCATACGGATGACAGGGTTGTTCAATATCTGACAGATACACTCAAAGGTTCTTCCGGTTCTCCTGTATTTAATTCCGATTGGGAAGTTGTCGCACTGCATCACAGTGGTGGTGGGAGTAAACCCGGAGAACCGAAACTCCCGGAAGGAATCAAATCGCGTAATGAAGGTATTTTTATTAATAAAATTATCCAATTTGTAAAAGAAAACTGTAAAATGTAA
- a CDS encoding DNA/RNA non-specific endonuclease, whose translation MISEKLFQGYDEKFISNQIVPLPGLNEKQADDLVLDNEGNKVIQYINYSLQQSASHKFPFYTAANIDGKAFKKIPRQGSWRKDPRIPEAFQLGKELYGAPKSDFDRGHMTKREDVQWGATTGIALSAAKATFYYTNSVPQHKDLNQKIWKNLEDYILHTEAKQNELRICVYTGPVLSDLNPYFITPINKELIKIPLLFWKVVVFQKENEQLYRVGFMMSQNKLFVKDQIIEELESDDTLFMQFKDADTYQVNIALIEELTGLEMPKAIDSYTDKRNTKLVLKEIDIDPDLESDSVNNQLGFKIENLFL comes from the coding sequence ATGATTAGTGAAAAATTATTTCAGGGCTATGATGAAAAGTTTATCTCGAATCAAATAGTGCCGTTGCCTGGACTTAATGAGAAACAAGCCGATGATCTGGTATTGGATAATGAAGGGAATAAAGTGATACAATATATCAATTATAGTTTGCAGCAATCGGCATCTCACAAGTTCCCTTTTTATACCGCAGCAAACATCGACGGTAAAGCGTTTAAGAAGATACCAAGACAAGGTAGTTGGCGTAAAGATCCTCGTATTCCGGAAGCATTTCAATTGGGAAAAGAATTATATGGAGCCCCTAAAAGTGATTTCGATAGAGGGCATATGACTAAAAGAGAAGATGTGCAATGGGGCGCTACAACCGGAATAGCGTTAAGTGCTGCTAAAGCAACATTTTATTATACCAATTCGGTTCCGCAACATAAAGACTTAAATCAGAAGATATGGAAAAACCTTGAAGATTATATATTACATACCGAGGCAAAGCAAAATGAATTACGTATTTGTGTTTATACAGGTCCGGTTTTATCCGATTTAAACCCCTATTTTATAACACCAATAAATAAGGAACTAATAAAAATTCCGTTACTATTCTGGAAAGTGGTTGTCTTTCAAAAAGAAAATGAACAGCTTTATCGCGTTGGTTTTATGATGAGCCAGAATAAGTTATTCGTAAAGGATCAAATTATTGAAGAGCTGGAATCGGACGATACATTATTTATGCAATTCAAAGACGCGGATACGTATCAGGTCAATATCGCGCTTATTGAAGAATTGACAGGATTAGAAATGCCAAAAGCCATTGATTCCTATACCGATAAAAGAAATACAAAGTTGGTTTTAAAAGAAATTGATATTGATCCGGATTTGGAAAGCGATTCTGTAAACAATCAATTAGGTTTTAAAATTGAGAATTTGTTTTTGTAA